Proteins co-encoded in one Macrobrachium rosenbergii isolate ZJJX-2024 chromosome 54, ASM4041242v1, whole genome shotgun sequence genomic window:
- the LOC136834955 gene encoding zinc finger protein 8-like isoform X3, whose amino-acid sequence MSSSWEKNQKYFAKSLFLASHRYISSDKGPGGNMSYLPPWAPATGGGPYPPHMLPPHHSPTSSQHTPTSQNSQNSAQPSNSASVYQNLSPVVKTPTTTSAPTTPSSDASKTSHISSPTSVSSPITSASNAQSASSGSIGPSSSSSSTSSVALGDPYQPQGFQRSESPPLKRPILPDAIKGEVHTLDSPTEMILGIPGPSALDFKARNVHEYFRISGKYPPPEQLAGPVMYSYQSRGRPRKNWTTATGLPTMIPITHPPMNHSDDADDEESKPFKCNLCGKSFKLKGGLVQHERTHSSDRPYVCPDCGKLFRQPTHLQQHLRIHTGEKPYECAFCDKTFRQRTILNQHLRIHTGEKPYACMECGKQFRQKAILDQHFRTHLGDKPYACPHPECRKHFREMATLISHMKCHKDVPDPRIVLQQAKRLVKEERDDLIPSNLNLNREQHGEGSREIVQDIMEQNRGMGLDRVGQDRRLSMDSVTQERNMVQDRVGQERNEQDQRNNRCGGSEQGRYQGSQEQNRQNHHSFPGHSSSEESSAQKSPHNVPQHSSGDQSNERVPSHSQPQISPNMVPTPQMAMANLIPYPHSIFPATSYMMPPPDPRQYNPHSQAGSSHPRPSQ is encoded by the exons ATGAGTTCCAGTTgggaaaaaaatcaaaaatactttGCAAAAAGTTTATTCTTAGCAAGCCACCGCTATATTTCATCTGATAAAG gtcCTGGTGGTAACATGAGCTACCTTCCTCCATGGGCACCAGCAACTGGAGGAGGTCCATACCCCCCTCACATGTTGCCTCCTCATCATTCTCCAACCTCATCCCAACACACCCCAACTTCACAAAATTCTCAAAACTCAGCACAACCTTCTAACTCAGCCTCTGTGTATCAGAACCTTTCCCCAGTTGTAAAAACACCCACAACTACCAGTGCTCCGACAACTCCAAGCAGTGATGCATCAAAGACAAGCCACATATCCTCCCCGACTTCTGTATCATCCCCCATCACATCAGCTTCTAATGCACAGTCTGCCTCCTCTGGATCTATTGGTCCCTCTTCATCCTCCTCGTCAACATCATCCGTGGCTCTTGGTGACCCCTATCAGCCTCAGGGCTTCCAACGATCTGAAAGTCCTCCTTTGAAACGGCCTATTTTACCAGATGCGATTAAAGGAGAGGTCCATACCCTTGACTCACCAACtgaaatgattttgggaattCCAGGACCCAGCGCTCTGGATTTTAAGGCTAGAAA TGTGCATGAATATTTCAGGATATCTGGGAAGTACCCACCTCCTGAACAGCTTGCTGGCCCTGTTATGTATTCATATCAATCCAGGGGAAGGCCAAGGAAAAACTGGACAACAGCTACG GGTTTACCAACAATGATCCCAATAACTCATCCTCCCATGAATCACTCTGATGATGCAGATGATGAAGAAAGCAAGCCTTTCAAGTGTAATTTGTGTGGGAAGTCATTCAAGTTGAAAGGAGGGCTTGTGCAGCATGAAAGAACGCACAGTAGTGATCGACCCTACGTGTGTCCAGACTGTGGAAAGTTATTTCGGCAACCAACTCACCTTCAGCAGCACCTTCGTATTCACACTGGAGAAAAACCTTACGAATgtgcattttgtgataaaacttttagaCAGAGAACAATATTAAATCAGCACTTACGTATTCACACCGGAGAAAAACCGTACGCATGTATGGAATGTGGGAAACAATTCCGGCAAAAAGCCATCCTTGACCAGCACTTTAGAACACATTTGGGAGACAAGCCTTACGCATGTCCGCATCCTGAATGTAGAAAACATTTTAGAGAGATGGCAACACTTATTTCTCACATGAAGTGCCATAAAGATGTGCCTGATCCTAGAATTGTTTTACAGCAAGCCAAGCGGCTTGTTAAAGAGGAACGTGATGACCTGATTCCTAGTAATCTTAACTTGAATAGGGAACAGCATGGCGAGGGAAGTAGAGAAATAGTACAAGACATAATGGAGCAGAACAGAGGGATGGGACTTGACAGAGTAGGCCAAGACAGAAGACTGAGCATGGATAGTGTAACCCAGGAGAGAAATATGGTTCAAGACAGGGTGGGTCAAGAAAGAAATGAACAGGATCAAAGAAACAATAGGTGTGGAGGATCAGAACAAGGTAGATACCAAGGCAGCCAGGAACAGAACAGACAAAACCATCACTCTTTCCCAGGTCACAGCAGTTCAGAGGAGTCATCTGCCCAGAAGTCTCCACACAATGTGCCACAACACTCATCAGGTGATCAATCAAATGAGAGAGTTCCATCCCATTCACAGCCACAAATATCCCCGAACATGGTCCCAACTCCACAAATGGCAATGGCCAACTTAATTCCATATCCCCACTCTATTTTCCCAGCAACCTCATATATGATGCCTCCTCCAGACccaagacaatacaatccacattcGCAGGCAGGTTCATCTCACCCCCGGCCAAGCCAATAG